A single Oryza brachyantha chromosome 8, ObraRS2, whole genome shotgun sequence DNA region contains:
- the LOC107304716 gene encoding uncharacterized protein LOC107304716, which yields MINKQTKLSLHLGLQFHPALHSAHNILLPLYRNIKDARGAAAAAAKIKCLCRRSIPASKWNRDRPQEVKKLIPLALILGLPTTGVSLAARVAHHCRDTVTLANIPRHVGPAKIFALVLFSPLKQEFVIGGLQLMEFRNCATDCMCYYNSRDSAHWE from the exons ATGATCAACAAGCAAACTAAACTTAGTTTGCATCTCGGTCTTCAATTCCATCCTGCCCTGCATTCTGCACATaatatactactccctctctACCGGAAT ATCAAAGACGCGagaggcgccgccgctgccgccgccaagATTAAGTGCCTCTGCCGCCGCAGCATTCCTGCAAGTAAATGGAATCGAGATCGACCTCAAGAGGTGAAAAAGTTGATACCTTTGGCTCTCATCCTGGGGCTGCCGACGACCGGGGTGTCGTTGGCGGCGAGGGTCGCACACCACTGTCGCGACACCGTCACCCTCGCCAACATCCCCCGCCACGTTGGGCCTG CGAAGATCTTCGCTCTGGTGCTCTTCTCACCGCT aAAGCAGGAGTTTGTAATTGGAGGGCTTCAGCTCATGGAATTCAGAAATTGTGCTACTGACTGCATGTGCTACTATAACTCGAGGGATTCAGCTCATTGGGAGTAG
- the LOC107304820 gene encoding paired amphipathic helix protein Sin3-like 5 codes for MVLNMSVIRVTCMPPSARAQRVTKIDAERFIHTIKIKFADHPEKFNQFYNILKGFCQGRIGIYTVADHVRILFDGYPELLLAFNKFLPNRCKIFAHSMV; via the exons ATGGTGCTCAATAT GTCGGTTATACGAGTAACTTGCATGCCTCCGTCAGCGAGGGCGCAAAGGGTAACAAAAATAGATGCAGAAAGGTTCATTCATACCATCAAGATCAAATTTGCAGATCATCCCGAGAAGTTTAATCAGTTCTACAACATTTTAAAAGGATTCTGCCAGGGCAG GATTGGCATTTACACTGTTGCTGACCATGTGAGGATTCTATTTGATGGGTATCCAGAGCTACTCCTTGCCTTCAATAAATTCTTGCCAAATCGTTGCAAGATCTTTGCTCATTCAATGGTTTAG